A stretch of Channa argus isolate prfri chromosome 16, Channa argus male v1.0, whole genome shotgun sequence DNA encodes these proteins:
- the LOC137101969 gene encoding neuroblast differentiation-associated protein AHNAK-like isoform X2 — MCDCFHLAFPNWQAASSGTGAGRRLRAPDPATEEESFTEGERPRPQGSSPIEEYPETEKYIDSDEEFEAEHDPHHKSGSGKKNKKSGLGSMFEKRSTPKMSKVKEMHSLESGVIVKTAKDGCAEGLVYGGGGKEGIFIKEVVPESPASKNLKLQEGDQILSATVYFDNMSYEDAIKILEHARAYKVKLCLKRKSHITETEPAIECEAIPEEELYAPEMREQGTTKRRGDARISWPKFPSLGRKARFTRSHSSSEADEQRKLELSPTTSDTESPVKAQDALKGKKRHKMKLSILTNRGRISSSEDQDTEAPTSGQISSDIHQTVSEMLSPEGLESPSGETLQVYMTEEQKVVDKKQKEPETVQHKVELISIDSTLKTADLTAALMGEESLSGTKSPGEKKVKKERSELKVKILGKDKSHKKDAKAKSSPKRLKTLGASFEIADQPENKEADVFSSLESDIGLKEDHFGENSGAFSKKSVTRQMEMSVPKVEFDISDVTFICKSPKNGEEKARKDKGIKQKQDTKIFSTFKLPKVGLSDTATEEPIQNINENAEECSTKIEHPGTEGTVVKEDPFDRLSKSSHSRTQLPKREDIVIPGMEDMSRRTKAKKVKEPKTVFTGNYDKIQAETVQMSIDVDSVKEAVSKLPGFKLPKVDTSGVPIPEEITVIDANAQRISVKTPTKVADTKTKHETQLTKLDMTASPQISKTTVKLPKITLADLNAEGLLSETRVDLEKHEKEYKTKQKQSDKEIKTEVDKREDIIIPGKESARDAAILKAQEIERTQDSKGIRYENEVAATSSHSESDKKSMKAKVKMPTLGIVKPDIKIPDIGIYLPHQTISEQKDDTVKGERTIFLQEVKITKTESMKNKGQIREVLSDVKIPEIDNIEYIDSVGGSTTKTDGGIRITSTDMAKPMADTSFEGFEAKEPTIKLPKCRAVTPDMAVNVPDANINTDTAEMKPLERQRNLGITMSKESESEELDGQESKLKMPNIGIKMSKLKGPKFDLSFSKTDADVTVPEAEDKVEFPEGPEAGNIDVSVQVQKMAAEKPELEIKPLQTEVELDGQRSKIKIPKLGITMSKVKVPEIDVSLSKKDVDVKLPDAVSASNVSVDLQDLQSTGTSKATVIVPEAGKDLKGDGADITLPREWPMIDSEAPIMDVEGTSIDVKMPESQGEHDRLGKKFKMPSLGKKMPTLKGPEIHFDISKKERDVTLPEAEAKVNVPDVEFKEHSANVEVNAPEIKVTAKAKDGSPSKFKLPTLKLPKFGTDTKVEAPHMDKSIKIDGSDIHIPEEESAVNMASPSLDIEGPTIDLKTSGTEQDGKGRKFKMPHFGLSMPQMKGPKMGLKLSNKDVEIQLPEYEIGVNLPEAPKIAVAMEPLECDAEMDGNIGMFEIPKSQVKLPKVKGPEIDLDLSKKDIDVKLSKVEADVKLPDVDVSIPEAKIHVQVPEEKAPEMDLNLLKKDIDVTLPQTKVKTKLPDVSLGKARSLKPEANVEIKKPEVQIKPFQTDAELKAKEDKIKMSKFEITMPKLKGPDIDLSLSKKDVDVKLPEAKDGFKLPEAHQVNLGKVDVSMPQAEVEVTKPELEYKPVQVESDLDGQRRKFKMRKFGISMPKGPEIDFSLSKKDVDVSLPKAKAEVSVPEEPSAEVEIVAPKIESQNTTTKGSRSKYKLPSLKFPTFGAATPAVSAKVAGVDKDIKIDGAEITIPEEVLSVRMAEPSIEGPSVEMKTTRTEHDGKGGKFKLPSLGFSASKVKGHDIDVTLPEATVDVKLPDVEVKQPSALVEVKEPEVTVVRKDKEGSPSKFKMPTFKLPKFGVATPSATAEISDMDKDIKIDGAEITIPEEVLSVRMAEPSIEGPSVEIKTTGTDHDGKGGKFKLPSLGFSASKVKGHDIDVTLPEASADVKLPDVEVKQPSALVEVKEPEVTVVRKDKEGSPSKFKMPTFKLPKFGFATPSATAEISDMDKDIKIDGAEITIPEEVLSVRMAEPSIEGPSVEMKTTRTEHDGKGGKFKLPSLGFSASKVKGHDIDVTLPEASADVKLPDVEVKQPSALVEVKEPEVTVVRKDKEGSPSKFKMPTFKLPKFGVATPSATAEISDMDKDIKIDGAEITIPEEVLSVRMAEPSIEGPSVEMKTTGTDHDGKGGKFKLPSLGFSASKVKGHDIDVTLPEATVDVKLPDVEVKQPSALVEVKEPEVTVVRKDKEGSPSKFKMPTFKLPKFGVATPSATAEISDMDKDIKIDGAEITIPEEVLSVRMAEPSIEGPSVEMKTTRTDHDGKGGRFEMSKFEITMPKLKGPDIDLSLSKKDVDVKLPEAKDGFKLPEAHQVNLGKVDVSMPQAEVEVTKPELEYKPVQVESDLDGQRSKFKMRKFGISMPKGPEIDFSLSKKDVDVSLPKAKAEVSVPEEPSAEVEIVAPKIESQNTTTKGSPSKYKLPSLKFPTFGAATPAVSAKVAGVDKDIKIDDADMHISTSHHVDAPEVKMEMTAEVKPFDVEVKQPSPLAEIKGPEVTVVRKDKEGSPSKFKMPTFKLPKFGVATPSATAEISDMDKDIKIDGAEITIPEEVLSVRMAEPSIEGPSVEIKTTGTDHDGKGGKFKLPSLGFSASKVKGHDIDVTLPEASADVKLPDVEVKQPSALVEVKEPEVTVVRKDKEGSPSKFKMPTFKLPKFGVATPSATAEISDMDKDIKIDGAEITIPEEVLSVRMAEPSIEGPSVEMKTTGTDHDGKGGKFKLPSLGFSASKVKGHDIDVTLPEATVDVKLPDVEVKQPSALVEVKEPEVTVVRKDKEGSPSKFKMPTFKLPKFGVATPSATAEISDMDKDIKIDGAEITIPEEVLSVRMAEPSIEGPSVEMKTTGTDHDGKGGKFKLPSLGFSASKVKGHDIDGTLPEATYQVELPDAELKKPSAEAEFETHAMDFQRSNVEGSPSKFQLPTFKFPKFGTATAQVSVGEPDMDKDIKHYEAKLKIPKEEALVDITPSIDTKELSVDLKAKGSEFEGSGDKLKMPKIDISLSKNKGPETDLSLSKIDPSVKIPEAKADIALLSAEVKEPEVAVAEHKAPMVEDEDKSKRLNWTFPKFSFSRSGGKTPDTDVNLETPKVDVALPETNAEVYLPDAEVKGSSGGISLEKQPAAKPDVNLKKNKFSLPTFSFSKSSVKEPEGSTECPHVDVSIQDGDILVQQPEMEIEAPELKVQHDGQKSKFKLPKLSVALTKSKGPEVDLNVPQKDVEVKLPEGEVKESSAISEMNVSETEAKSKDSGGSPLKFKMPTLKMPLFGSASYDVTITAPDADKAEAETDGAKLKENVTVNIKDQSTDIKPDVSKAAVLDSETPKSESDGASHGSPSKFKLPLFKMPKLSFSKTKPEDENSPVTAESKEAQLEMEVESKSPKFTLGEILNYIDVEFDVPKADKDEETLETSKDIHKTDEPNGKPLEAEKKESDTKQDSTKGSEKKSWFQFPKFGLSSPSEPIKVPDEDKHKDGKSTVGEICVEESPTCSIQSSDAFADISSTMTSEHIVLSSSSPTKVTVKYCDPNAAAGLGELHSNIITSTTRTETISVEPNLPEKITIPSSGASSSSEDNTLRLQSGKIHVITSNIQATPEAHHVKLLTAVQVQSAESLPHESEAGAWTVDEQSGRRTVIEKHLIRETSSERGDTIVITKQVTRTFDSSEPISGETATSIRRLRDSVHSEKMKFFDGTEK, encoded by the exons CCTCGAGTCTGGGGTGATAGTGAAAACAGCCAAAGATGGATGTGCAGAGGGTCTTGTTTATGGTGGAGGGGGGAAAGAGGGGATCTTCATTAAAGAAGTGGTACCCGAGTCACCTGCCTCTAAAAACCTGAAACTGCAAGAAG GTGATCAGATTCTGAGTGCCACTGTGTATTTTGACAACATGTCCTACGAGGATGCTATTAAGATTCTGGAGCACGCTCGGGCATACAAAGTGAAACTCTGCTTGAAACGCAAATCACACATCACAGAGACTGAACCTGCCATCGAATGTGAAGCTATTCCT GAGGAAGAGCTCTATGCTCCAGAGATGAGGGAGCAAGGAACAACCAAAAGGCGTGGGGATGCTCGGATTTCATGGCCCAAGTTCCCCTCCTTAGGACGAAAGGCCCGTTTTACAAGGTCTCACAGCTCCTCAGAGGCCGACGAGCAGAGGAAGCTAGAACTCAGCCCAACCACAAGCGACACTGAGTCGCCTGTAAAAGCTCAGGATGCACTCAAAGGCAaaaagaggcacaaaatgaAACTTTCCATTCTGACTAACAGAGGCCGCATAAGTTCTTCTGAAGACCAGGACACAGAGGCACCAACAAGTGGCCAGATCAGTAGTGACATTCATCAGACAGTATCAGAAATGCTTTCCCCTGAGGGTCTTGAAAGCCCCTCAGGAGAAACACTTCAAGTATATATGACAGAGGAACAAAAAGTAGTGGACAAGAAGCAAAAGGAACCTGAAACTGTTCAGCACAAGGTAGAACTCATCAGTATAGATAGCACTTTGAAAACAGCAGATTTAACTGCGGCATTAATGGGCGAAGAAAGCCTTTCTGGTACAAAGTCCCCAGGTgagaagaaagtgaagaaagaaaggTCTGAACTAAAAGTGAAAATTCTGGGAAAGGACAAATCTCACAAGAAAGATGCAAAAGCAAAATCTTCACCAAAAAGGCTAAAAACGCTGGGGGCAAGTTTTGAAATAGCAGATCaacctgaaaacaaagaagCAGATGTGTTCTCAAGTTTGGAGTCAGACATTGGACTCAAGGAAGATCATTTCGGTGAGAATTCAGGGGCTTTCTCAAAAAAATCTGTGACAAGACAGATGGAAATGAGTGTACCAAAGGTGGAGTTTGATATTTCGGATGTCACATTTATATGTAAATCGCCAAAGAATGGGGAAGAAAAGGCAAGAAAAGATAAGGGCATTAAACAAAAGCAAGATACAAAGATATTTTCAACTTTCAAACTGCCTAAGGTAGGCTTGAGTGACACTGCCACTGAGGaaccaatacaaaacataaatgaaaatgctgagGAATGTTCAACTAAAATTGAGCATCCTGGAACTGAGGGCACAGTGGTGAAAGAAGATCCTTTTGACAGACTATCAAAAAGTTCTCATTCCAGGACACAACTACCTAAACGTGAAGACATTGTTATTCCAGGTATGGAGGACATGTCTAGGAGGACTAAAGccaaaaaagtgaaagaacCTAAAACAGTGTTTACAGGAAATTATGACAAAATTCAAGCAGAAACTGTGCAAATGTCAATTGATGTTGACAGCGTGAAAGAGGCTGTTTCCAAATTGCCTGGATTTAAACTACCCAAAGTTGACACATCTGGAGTGCCCATCCCTGAAGAAATCACTGTGATAGATGCAAATGCACAAAGAATATCAGTAAAAACACCTACTAAAGTTGCGgatactaaaacaaaacatgagacaCAACTCACAAAGTTGGACATGACTGCCTCTCCTCAAATCTCCAAGACTACAGTCAAACTACCAAAGATCACACTTGCTGATTTAAACGCAGAGGGACTTTTGAGTGAAACCAGGGTAGATttggaaaaacatgaaaaggaaTATAAAACTAAGCAGaaacaaagtgacaaagagATTAAAACTGAAGTTGACAAACGAGAAGATATCATAATACCTGGCAAAGAAAGTGCACGAGATGCAGCTATTCTTAAGGCTCAAGAAATTGAGAGAACACAAGACTCAAAGGGCATCAGATATGAAAATGAAGTCGCAGCTACAAGCAGCCACAGCGAATCAGATAAAAAGTCCATGAAAGCAAAGGTAAAAATGCCCACTCTTGGGATTGTAAAACCAGACATAAAAATCCCTGACATTGGAATTTATTTGCCACACCAAACTATCTCTGAGCAAAAAGATGATACAGTAAAAGGTGAAAGGACTATATTCCTCCaagaagtaaaaataacaaaaacagaatcaatGAAGAACAAGGGGCAGATTAGAGAAGTCCTATCTGATGTCAAAATTCCTGAGATTGACAACATCGAATACATTGATTCAGTGGGTGGTTCAACAACCAAAACGGATGGTGGGATTAGGATTACAAGCACTGACATGGCAAAGCCAATGGCAGATACCTCATTTGAAGGTTTTGAAGCTAAAGAACCCACAATAAAACTGCCAAAATGCAGAGCAGTTACTCCAGATATGGCTGTAAATGTGCCTGATGCAAATATAAACACTGATACAGCAGAGATGAAGCCACTTGAAAGACAGAGAAATCTCGGCATTACTATGTCAAAGGAGAGTGAATCTGAGGAACTTGATGGACAAGAAAGCAAACTCAAGATGCCAAATATTGgcatcaaaatgtcaaaactgaAGGGACCTAAATTTGATCTAAGCTTTTCCAAAACTGACGCAGATGTCACAGTACCAGAGGCTGAAGATAAGGTTGAATTCCCGGAAGGCCCTGAAGCTGGAAACATAGATGTTTCCGTGCAAGTGCAAAAGATGGCAGCTGAAAAACCTGAACTAGAAATCAAGCCTTTGCAGACTGAGGTTGAACTTGATGGGCAAAgaagcaaaattaaaataccAAAGTTGGGAATTACAatgtcaaaagtaaaagtgcCTGAAATTGATGTAAGCTTATCAAAGAAAGATGTAGACGTAAAATTACCTGATGCAGTCTCAGCTTCAAATGTCAGTGTTGATTTACAGGATTTACAAAGTACTGGTACTTCAAAAGCCACTGTCATAGTACCTGAAGCAGGCAAAGATCTCAAAGGGGATGGAGCTGACATTACTTTGCCAAGAGAGTGGCCTATGATTGACTCTGAAGCACCCATCATGGATGTTGAGGGTACTTCAATAGATGTGAAAATGCCAGAAAGTCAAGGTGAACATGACAGGTTAGGAAAGAAGTTCAAAATGCCATCATTAGGAAAGAAAATGCCAACATTAAAAGGCCCTGAAATTCACTTTGATATatcaaaaaaagagagagatgtcACACTACCAGAGGCCGAAGCCAAAGTCAACGTCCCTGATGTTGAATTCAAAGAACACTCAGCTAATGTGGAGGTCAATGCACCTGAGATAAAAGTTACAGCAAAAGCTAAAGATGGCTCACCGTCAAAATTTAAATTGCCAACACTGAAACTGCCCAAATTTGGAACTGACACCAAAGTAGAAGCACCTCATATGGACAAAAGTATCAAAATTGATGGATCTGACATTCACATCCCTGAGGAGGAGTCTGCTGTCAACATGGCATCACCCAGCCTAGACATTGAAGGCCCTACCATAGATTTGAAAACTTCAGGTACTGAACAAGATGGAAAAGgaagaaagtttaaaatgccaCATTTTGGTCTCTCTATGCCACAAATGAAAGGACCTAAAATGGGTTTAAAACTCTCAAATAAGGATGTAGAAATCCAATTACCAGAGTATGAAATTGGTGTCAACCTTCCAGAAGCTCCTAAAATAGCTGTGGCGATGGAACCACTAGAGTGTGATGCAGAAATGGATGGAAATATTGGGATGTTTGAAATCCCTAAGTCTCAAGTCAAACTGCCAAAAGTAAAAGGGCCTGAAATTGATTTAGACTTATCAAAGAAAGATATTGATGTCAAATTATCAAAGGTAGAAGCTGATGTTAAACTTCCAGATGTTGATGTTTCAATTCCAGAGGCTAAAATACATGTACAAGTGCCAGAAGAAAAAGCGCCAGAAATGGACTTGAATTTACTAAAGAAAGACATAGATGTGACACTACcacagacaaaagtaaaaaccaaaCTCCCAGATGTCAGTCTCGGAAAAGCACGCAGTTTGAAACCAGAGGCAaatgtggaaattaaaaaaCCTGAAGTGCAAATTAAACCTTTCCAGACCGATGCTGAACTTAAAGCAAAAGAAGACaagattaaaatgtcaaagtttgAAATCACAATGCCAAAACTAAAAGGGCCTGATATTGATTTAAGCTTGTCAAAGAAAGATGTGGATGTAAAATTACCAGAGGCTAAAGATGGGTTTAAACTTCCAGAGGCCCATCAGGTTAATCTGGGAAAAGTAGATGTTTCAATGCCACAAGCAGAGGTGGAGGTTACAAAACCTGAACTGGAATATAAACCAGTGCAGGTTGAAAGTGATTTGGATGGACAAAGAAGAAAGTTCAAAATGCGCAAGTTTGGAATTTCAATGCCAAAAGGTCCTGAAATTGATTTCAGCTTATCGAAGAAGGATGTAGACGTCTCTCTACCAAAAGCTAAAGCAGAAGTTAGTGTACCTGAAGAACCTTCTGCTGAAGTGGAAATTGTAGCTCCTAAGATTGAATCtcaaaacacaactacaaaagGATCACGATCCAAATACAAATTGCCATCGTTAAAATTTCCCACATTTGGAGCTGCCACTCCAGCTGTCAGCGCTAAAGTAGCTGGTGtagacaaagacataaaaattgATGGGGCTGAAATAACTATTCCTGAAGAGGTTCTTTCAGTCAGAATGGCAGAACCAAGCATTGAAGGTCCATCAGTAGAAATGAAAACTACAAGGACTGAACATGATGGAAAGGGAGGCAAGTTTAAATTGCCAAGTCTTGGTTTTTCTGCTTCTAAAGTCAAAGGACATGACATAGATGTGACACTACCAGAAGCCACAGTTGACGTTAAGCTCCCTGATGTTGAAGTGAAACAACCTTCTGCTCTAGTAGAAGTCAAAGAACCTGAGGTCACAGTTGTGAGAAAGGATAAAGAAGGATCACCATCAAAATTTAAGATGCCGACATTCAAATTACCTAAATTTGGAGTTGCGACTCCAAGTGCCACAGCGGAAATATCTGATATGGACAAAGACATCAAAATTGATGGGGCTGAAATTACAATTCCTGAAGAGGTTCTTTCAGTCAGAATGGCAGAACCAAGCATTGAAGGTCCATCAGTAGAAATTAAAACTACAGGGACTGATCATGATGGAAAGGGAGGCAAGTTTAAACTGCCAAGTCTTGGTTTTTCTGCTTCAAAAGTCAAAGGACATGACATAGATGTGACACTACCAGAAGCCTCAGCTGACGTTAAGCTCCCTGATGTTGAAGTGAAACAACCTTCTGCTCTAGTAGAAGTCAAAGAACCTGAAGTCACAGTTGTGAGAAAGGATAAAGAAGGATCACCATCAAAATTTAAGATGCCGACATTCAAATTACCTAAATTTGGATTTGCGACTCCAAGTGCCACAGCGGAAATATCTGATATGGACAAAGACATCAAAATTGATGGGGCTGAAATTACAATTCCTGAAGAGGTTCTTTCAGTCAGAATGGCAGAACCAAGCATTGAAGGTCCATCAGTAGAAATGAAAACTACAAGGACTGAACATGATGGAAAGGGAGGCAAGTTTAAACTGCCAAGTCTTGGTTTTTCTGCTTCAAAAGTCAAAGGACATGACATAGATGTGACATTACCAGAAGCCTCAGCTGATGTTAAGCTCCCTGATGTTGAAGTGAAACAACCTTCTGCTCTAGTAGAAGTCAAAGAACCTGAGGTCACAGTTGTGAGAAAGGATAAAGAAGGATCACCATCAAAATTTAAGATGCCGACATTCAAATTACCTAAATTTGGAGTTGCGACTCCAAGTGCCACAGCGGAAATATCTGATATGGACAAAGACATCAAAATTGATGGGGCTGAAATTACAATTCCTGAAGAGGTTCTTTCAGTCAGAATGGCAGAACCAAGCATTGAAGGTCCATCAGTAGAAATGAAAACTACGGGGACTGATCATGATGGAAAGGGAGGCAAGTTTAAACTGCCAAGTCTTGGTTTTTCTGCTTCAAAAGTCAAAGGACATGACATAGATGTGACGCTACCAGAAGCCACAGTTGACGTTAAGCTCCCTGATGTTGAAGTGAAACAACCTTCTGCTCTAGTAGAAGTCAAAGAACCTGAGGTCACAGTTGTGAGAAAGGATAAAGAAGGATCACCATCAAAATTTAAGATGCCAACATTCAAATTACCTAAATTTGGAGTTGCGACTCCAAGTGCCACAGCGGAAATATCTGATATGGACAAAGACATCAAAATTGATGGGGCTGAAATTACAATTCCTGAAGAGGTTCTTTCAGTCAGAATGGCAGAACCAAGCATTGAAGGTCCATCAGTAGAAATGAAAACTACAAGGACTGATCATGATGGAAAGGGAGGCAGGTTTGAAATGTCAAAGTTTGAAATCACAATGCCAAAACTAAAAGGGCCTGATATTGATTTAAGCTTGTCAAAGAAAGATGTGGATGTAAAATTACCAGAGGCTAAAGATGGGTTTAAACTTCCAGAGGCCCATCAGGTTAATCTGGGAAAAGTAGATGTTTCAATGCCACAAGCAGAGGTGGAGGTTACAAAACCTGAACTGGAATATAAACCAGTGCAGGTTGAAAGTGATTTGGATGGacaaagaagcaagttcaaaatgcGCAAGTTTGGAATTTCAATGCCAAAAGGTCCTGAAATTGATTTCAGCTTATCGAAGAAGGATGTAGACGTCTCTCTACCAAAAGCTAAAGCAGAAGTTAGTGTACCTGAAGAACCTTCTGCTGAAGTGGAGATTGTAGCTCCCAAGATTGAATCtcaaaacacaactacaaaagGATCACCATCCAAATATAAACTGCCATCGTTAAAATTTCCCACATTTGGAGCTGCCACTCCAGCTGTCAGCGCTAAAGTAGCTGGTGTAGACAAAGACATCAAAATTGATGACGCTGACATGCACATATCTACATCACATCATGTAGATGCTCCAGAAGTTAAAATGGAGATGACAGCTGAAGTCAAACCCTTTGATGTTGAAGTGAAACAACCTTCTCCTTTGGCAGAGATCAAAGGCCCTGAGGTCACAGTTGTGAGAAAGGATAAAGAAGGATCACCATCAAAATTTAAGATGCCGACATTCAAATTACCTAAATTTGGAGTTGCGACTCCAAGTGCCACAGCGGAAATATCTGATATGGACAAAGACATCAAAATTGATGGGGCTGAAATTACAATTCCTGAAGAGGTTCTTTCAGTCAGAATGGCAGAACCAAGCATTGAAGGTCCATCAGTAGAAATTAAAACTACAGGGACTGATCATGATGGAAAGGGAGGCAAGTTTAAACTGCCAAGTCTTGGTTTTTCTGCTTCTAAAGTCAAAGGACATGACATAGATGTGACATTACCAGAAGCCTCAGCTGACGTTAAGCTCCCTGATGTTGAAGTGAAACAACCTTCTGCTCTAGTAGAAGTCAAAGAACCTGAGGTCACAGTTGTGAGAAAGGATAAAGAAGGATCACCATCAAAATTTAAGATGCCGACATTCAAATTACCTAAATTTGGAGTTGCGACTCCAAGTGCCACAGCGGAAATATCTGATATGGACAAAGACATCAAAATTGATGGGGCTGAAATTACAATTCCTGAAGAGGTTCTTTCAGTCAGAATGGCAGAACCAAGCATTGAAGGTCCATCAGTAGAAATGAAAACTACGGGGACTGATCATGATGGAAAGGGAGGCAAGTTTAAACTGCCAAGTCTTGGTTTTTCTGCTTCTAAAGTCAAAGGACATGACATAGATGTGACACTACCAGAAGCCACAGTTGACGTTAAGCTCCCTGATGTTGAAGTGAAACAACCTTCTGCTCTAGTAGAAGTCAAAGAACCTGAGGTCACAGTTGTGAGAAAGGATAAAGAAGGATCACCATCAAAATTTAAGATGCCGACATTCAAATTACCTAAATTTGGAGTTGCGACTCCAAGTGCCACAGCGGAAATATCTGATATGGACAAAGACATCAAAATTGATGGGGCTGAAATTACAATTCCTGAAGAGGTTCTTTCAGTCAGAATGGCAGAACCAAGCATTGAAGGTCCATCAGTAGAAATGAAAACTACGGGGACTGATCATGATGGAAAGGGAGGCAAGTTTAAACTGCCAAGTCTTGGTTTTTCTGCTTCAAAAGTCAAAGGACATGACATAGATGGGACATTACCAGAAGCCACATATCAAGTCGAACTCCCTGATGCTGAACTCAAAAAACCTTCTGCCGAAGCAGAATTTGAAACTCATGCAATGGATTTTCAGAGAAGTAATGTTGAAGGATCACCATCAAAATTTCAATTGCCAACGTTTAAATTTCCTAAATTTGGGACTGCTACTGCACAAGTCAGTGTTGGAGAACCTGATATGGACAAAGACATTAAACATTAtgaagcaaagctgaaaatacCTAAAGAAGAAGCTTTAGTGGACATAACTCCCAGCATTGACACAAAAGAACTCTCTGTTGATCTGAAAGCTAAAGGAAGTGAATTTGAGGGATCAGGAGACAAGctcaaaatgccaaaaattGACATCTCATTGTCCAAAAATAAAGGACCTGAAACTGATTTAAGCTTATCAAAAATAGATCCATCTGTTAAAATACCAGAAGCTAAAGCTGATATCGCATTACTCAGTGCTGAAGTAAAAGAACctgaagttgctgttgcagAACATAAAGCACCTATGGTTGAAGATGAAGACAAGTCAAAACGCCTCAACTGGACATTTccaaaattttctttttcaaggtCAGGTGGGAAAACCCCTGATACAGATGTCAACCTTGAAACACCGAAAGTCGATGTTGCATTACCAGAAACAAACGCAGAAGTCTATCTACCAGACGCCGAAGTCAAAGGTTCTTCAGGAGGCATTTCATTGGAGAAGCAGCCTGCTGCAAAACCGgatgtaaacttaaaaaaaaataagttttcactgcctacattttctttttcaaagtcAAGTGTCAAAGAACCTGAAGGCAGTACTGaatgtccacatgttgatgtTTCTATTCAAGATGGAGACATATTAGTCCAACAACCTGAAATGGAAATTGAAGCTCCTGAGCTTAAAGTTCAACATGATGGACAAAAAAGCAAGTTTAAATTGCCAAAGCTCAGCGTTGCACTAACAAAATCAAAAGGACCTGAAGTTGACTTAAATGTACCACAGAAAGATGTGGAAGTGAAACTGCCCGAAGGTGAAGTCAAAGAGTCTTCAGCTATCTCAGAAATGAACGTTTCTGAAACTGAAGCCAAGTCAAAAGATAGTGGGGGATCaccattaaaatttaaaatgccaaCATTGAAAATGCCATTATTTGGAAGTGCTAGCTATGATGTTACTATAACAGCACCAGACGCAGACAAAGCTGAAGCTGAAACGGATGGAGCTAAACTTAAGGAGAATGTTACTGTCAACATAAAGGATCAAAGTACTGATATTAAACCAGATGTGTCCAAAGCGGCAGTACTTGATTCTGAAACGCCAAAATCTGAGAGCGATGGGGCTAGTCATGGATCTCCAAGTAAATTCAAACTACCGTTATTTAAAATGCCAAAGCTAAGTTTCTCAAAAACCAAACCTGAAGACGAAAATTCCCCCGTTACCGCTGAAAGCAAAGAAGCTCAGCTGGAAATGGAAGTGGAGTCTAAATCGCCTAAGTTTACTTTGGGTGAGATCCTCAACTATATTGATGTTGAATTTGATGTTCCAAAAGCAGACAAAGATGAAGAAACTCTTGAAACCTCAAAGGACATTCATAAGACAGATGAGCCCAATGGAAAACCGTtagaggcagagaaaaaggaaagtgaTACAAAGCAAGATAGCACCAAAGGTTCTGAGAAGAAAAGTTGGTTTCAGTTCCCCAAATTTGGACTGTCCTCCCCTTCAGAACCTATCAAGGTTCCTGATGAAGACAAGCACAAAGATGGGAAGAGCACAGTAGGAGAAATATGCGTAGAGGAAAGCCCCACGTGTTCTATACAGTCATCAGACGCCTTTGCTGATATTAGCTCTACAATGACAAGTGAGCATATTGTCCTGTCCTCATCTTCTCCCACCAAGGTAACTGTCAAATACTGTGATCCTAATGCTGCTGCTGGGCTCGGAGAGCTGCACAGCAACATCATTACGTCCACCACGAGGACGGAGACGATCTCAGTTGAGCCCAACTTGCCGGAGAAAATCACCATTCCGTCATCTGGAGCTTCATCTTCATCAGAAGACAACACCCTCAGATTGCAATCTGGAAAAATACACGTCATTACGTCAAATATACAAGCAACCCCAGAGGCACATCATGTCAAGCTACTGACCGCTGTCCAAGTCCAATCAGCTGAAAGCCTCCCCCATGAATCAGAAGCTGGGGCGTGGACTGTTGACGAACAAAGCGGCAGAAGAACGGTCATTGAGAAGCACTTAATAAGAGAAACGTCAAGTGAAAGAGGCGACACAATTGTTATAACAAAACAAGTTACACGTACATTCGACTCTTCCGAGCCCATCTCAGGGGAGACAGCCACATCCATACGACGACTGAGGGATTCTGTGCACTCCGAAAAAATGAAGTTCTTTGATGGCACCGAGAAGTGA